A genome region from Akkermansiaceae bacterium includes the following:
- a CDS encoding sulfatase-like hydrolase/transferase, which yields MKSPKSKAFRPVTLLAGACWMACACGALAAVQVDFSHSYTGAASAIQNTGNITLSFAVDASGNVSLDASCTDPDPASYVNEFDGPVGTVSDPAMWGQGFSIVLSSTGSGALRINNTGGGLALQGGNAQLIDADASGVNEVITATLSAPGTRFSLQGIGYVGVSGGANLNLSGTVHILSGSSGTADVSSQGVNGTFTVASSASAVGQGFVLSGLSFDMVAAPPAPGTRAFDNGSGNRLWTTASNWNPDGVPASANDAEIAGFDVILNGAAGGISELRIINGSLTLSGSGALSMKSMTIGRNIEKAVRLVMAGSGVSFGYSGASSTDEFAVGTAATVETKPDSGGCEPLELGSAKLVLDRGSQWILDGTDFTGSFNVGNRFVLANFGSFSGSTAGVRTRNFDLPANRRLQLTQTATSLYYEVVAQTAATGPNIIIVNVDDMAGGQHFGFEGRDCITPTLDTLASTGVRFTQAFAASTVCGPSRYSLLTGRWASRNTSAQFIARYPLGTLGRFGVSDTELETDGENLGAWLRQAGYRTGMVGKGHFTDDDLNSTANWAAKGLLTYPQAADPKTDAATNGKMKHNHRVLCQRMREFGFDYVESYYKANLAELRNDALNVHNQEWITKGALDFIEENHGERFFLYMAPTINHGPVRNDLSKTLLADKGYTSAGYLPDEDYTFMPARQAIVNQVTGAGKDLISARETWLDYSIKAILNKLTQHGIRNDTLIIFTSDHGEKTLNGPLVWGKSSLYDLGMKVPFVMNWPNGVASPGRNYGEIISHVDIAPTLLALTGASALPTRPVDGVSLVPVLNGGNAAVRDDLFCEIGYARAVRTRDRKYIAVRYTPSVYTQIANGGTWPQFGANSQPTGGTIPRPYYINNSGLGAGVANTNPTYFDDDQLYNLNTDPDENTNLYGQEPATTYDLKKRLANYIGGIPDRPFRQFSGSSTEFSPAPTAAPQPPGNLQTQLLSPNSVKLDWTDASDNELGYIVRKHVNGGPGEIVAELPAGATTATVPVDAGVEDIVLKVAGYNAMNDAQAANPVDLLSPDAWRFRIFGDVDPGLSTSFSQWGNDADGDGVPTLWEYAFATNPRLASSVARPEGRLTRVGEDSFLEYWLPRDRRRAVQIAGSVSIDLSIWNTGLPHCIVASDEQDHLLLRSSTPVGDESKQFMRAEIIEP from the coding sequence ATGAAATCGCCCAAATCGAAAGCCTTCCGCCCCGTGACCCTGCTGGCAGGTGCCTGTTGGATGGCCTGCGCCTGCGGGGCGCTGGCAGCCGTGCAGGTGGACTTCAGCCATTCCTACACGGGGGCTGCAAGTGCGATCCAGAACACCGGCAACATCACGTTGTCGTTTGCGGTGGATGCCTCGGGCAACGTCTCCCTGGACGCCTCCTGCACCGATCCGGATCCGGCCTCCTATGTGAACGAATTCGACGGTCCGGTGGGGACGGTGAGCGATCCGGCGATGTGGGGGCAGGGTTTCTCCATCGTGCTTTCCTCCACCGGGAGCGGTGCCCTGCGGATCAACAACACCGGCGGCGGCCTCGCGCTCCAGGGCGGAAACGCGCAGCTGATCGATGCGGATGCCTCGGGCGTCAACGAGGTGATTACCGCGACCCTCAGCGCCCCGGGGACGCGATTCAGCCTGCAGGGTATCGGCTATGTCGGCGTCTCAGGGGGCGCGAACCTCAACCTCTCGGGCACCGTCCACATCCTGTCCGGATCCAGCGGCACGGCGGACGTCTCGTCTCAGGGCGTCAACGGCACGTTCACGGTCGCCTCGAGCGCCAGCGCGGTCGGACAGGGCTTCGTCCTCAGCGGGCTCAGCTTCGACATGGTTGCAGCGCCCCCGGCTCCGGGCACCAGAGCTTTCGACAACGGCTCGGGAAACAGGCTCTGGACCACCGCATCGAACTGGAACCCGGACGGTGTGCCGGCCTCCGCCAACGATGCCGAGATCGCGGGCTTCGATGTCATCCTGAACGGCGCGGCGGGCGGCATCTCCGAGCTCCGCATCATCAACGGCTCCCTGACACTGTCGGGCAGCGGCGCGCTTTCCATGAAATCGATGACCATAGGGCGGAACATCGAGAAAGCGGTGCGGCTGGTGATGGCGGGATCGGGCGTGTCCTTCGGGTATTCCGGCGCATCCTCCACCGATGAGTTCGCGGTGGGCACCGCGGCCACCGTGGAAACGAAACCCGATTCCGGCGGCTGCGAACCGCTTGAACTCGGCAGCGCCAAGCTGGTGCTCGACCGCGGATCCCAGTGGATCCTCGATGGCACGGATTTCACCGGCTCTTTCAATGTCGGAAACAGGTTCGTGCTGGCGAACTTCGGGTCGTTTTCCGGCAGCACGGCGGGGGTGCGGACGCGCAATTTCGATCTCCCTGCAAACCGCCGGCTGCAACTCACCCAGACCGCGACCTCCCTCTACTACGAGGTCGTCGCGCAGACCGCCGCCACCGGCCCGAACATCATCATCGTGAACGTGGACGACATGGCGGGCGGCCAGCACTTCGGCTTCGAGGGGCGCGACTGCATCACCCCAACCCTCGACACCCTTGCGTCCACCGGCGTCCGTTTCACCCAAGCCTTCGCGGCATCCACGGTCTGCGGCCCCTCGCGCTACTCGCTGCTCACAGGGCGCTGGGCTTCGCGCAACACCAGCGCGCAGTTCATCGCCCGCTACCCGCTCGGCACGCTCGGGCGCTTCGGCGTTTCCGACACCGAGCTGGAAACCGATGGGGAAAACCTCGGTGCGTGGCTCCGGCAGGCGGGTTACCGCACCGGCATGGTCGGCAAAGGGCATTTCACCGATGATGACCTGAACTCGACCGCAAACTGGGCGGCGAAGGGCCTGCTCACCTACCCGCAGGCCGCCGACCCCAAGACCGATGCCGCGACCAATGGCAAGATGAAGCACAACCATCGCGTGCTCTGCCAGCGCATGCGGGAATTCGGCTTCGACTACGTGGAAAGCTACTACAAGGCGAACCTCGCGGAACTCCGCAACGATGCCCTCAACGTCCACAACCAGGAATGGATTACGAAAGGTGCGCTGGATTTCATCGAGGAAAACCACGGCGAACGCTTCTTCCTCTACATGGCACCCACCATCAACCACGGGCCGGTGCGCAACGACCTGAGCAAGACCCTCCTCGCCGACAAGGGCTACACCAGCGCGGGCTACCTGCCGGACGAAGACTACACGTTCATGCCGGCACGGCAGGCGATCGTGAATCAGGTGACCGGCGCCGGAAAGGATCTCATCTCCGCCCGCGAGACCTGGCTCGATTATTCCATCAAGGCCATCCTCAACAAGCTCACCCAGCACGGCATCCGCAACGACACCCTGATCATTTTCACCTCCGACCACGGCGAGAAAACGCTCAACGGCCCGCTGGTCTGGGGGAAATCATCGCTCTACGACCTCGGGATGAAAGTGCCGTTCGTGATGAACTGGCCCAATGGTGTCGCCTCGCCGGGACGCAATTATGGCGAGATCATCAGCCATGTGGACATTGCGCCGACCTTGCTCGCGCTGACCGGAGCTTCCGCCCTGCCGACGCGCCCGGTGGACGGCGTGAGCCTCGTGCCCGTGCTCAATGGCGGCAACGCGGCGGTCCGGGATGATCTTTTCTGCGAGATCGGATACGCGCGCGCCGTCCGCACCAGGGACCGGAAATACATCGCGGTGCGCTACACGCCATCGGTTTACACCCAGATCGCGAACGGCGGAACCTGGCCGCAATTCGGTGCGAACTCGCAGCCGACGGGAGGAACCATTCCACGACCCTATTACATCAACAACAGCGGCCTCGGCGCGGGTGTGGCCAACACGAACCCGACCTACTTCGACGACGATCAGCTCTACAACCTGAACACCGACCCGGACGAGAACACGAACCTCTACGGCCAGGAGCCCGCCACTACCTACGACCTGAAGAAACGCCTCGCCAACTACATCGGCGGCATTCCGGATCGCCCGTTCCGGCAGTTCAGCGGCTCCTCCACCGAGTTTTCCCCCGCGCCGACAGCCGCCCCGCAGCCGCCGGGAAATCTCCAAACGCAGTTGCTCTCCCCCAACTCCGTGAAACTCGACTGGACCGATGCCTCGGACAACGAACTGGGTTACATCGTCCGCAAACATGTGAACGGCGGCCCAGGCGAGATCGTCGCCGAGCTGCCTGCGGGAGCGACCACCGCAACCGTGCCGGTGGATGCGGGGGTGGAGGATATCGTCCTGAAAGTCGCCGGATACAACGCGATGAACGATGCCCAGGCTGCGAACCCGGTCGACCTGCTTTCCCCCGATGCCTGGCGTTTCCGCATTTTCGGCGATGTCGATCCCGGCCTGAGCACGTCCTTCAGCCAGTGGGGCAACGATGCCGACGGCGACGGGGTGCCAACCCTCTGGGAGTATGCCTTCGCGACCAACCCGCGGCTCGCCTCATCCGTGGCGCGCCCCGAAGGCCGACTGACCAGGGTCGGAGAGGATTCCTTCCTCGAATATTGGCTGCCAAGAGACCGCCGCCGCGCCGTTCAGATCGCCGGCTCGGTCTCGATCGATCTCTCCATCTGGAATACCGGACTTCCACATTGTATCGTAGCATCCGATGAGCAGGATCATCTACTCCTACGTAGTTCCACACCCGTAGGCGACGAGTCAAAGCAGTTCATGCGTGCGGAAATCATTGAACCCTAG